A genomic segment from Streptomyces antibioticus encodes:
- the rplI gene encoding 50S ribosomal protein L9, protein MKIILTHEVSGLGAAGDVVDVKDGYARNYLIPRNFAIRWTKGGEKDVEQIRRARKIHEIQTIEQANSVKAQLEGVRVRLAVRSGDAGRLFGSVTPADIASAIKAAGGPDVDKRRIELGSPIKTLGAHETSVRLHPEVAAKVNIEVVAA, encoded by the coding sequence ATGAAGATCATCCTCACTCACGAGGTCTCTGGCCTCGGTGCTGCCGGTGACGTCGTCGACGTCAAGGACGGTTACGCCCGCAACTACCTGATCCCGCGGAACTTCGCGATCCGCTGGACCAAGGGTGGCGAGAAGGACGTCGAGCAGATCCGTCGCGCTCGCAAGATCCACGAGATCCAGACCATCGAGCAGGCCAACAGCGTCAAGGCCCAGCTCGAGGGTGTCCGGGTCCGTCTGGCCGTCCGCTCCGGCGACGCCGGTCGTCTCTTCGGTTCCGTCACCCCGGCCGACATCGCTTCCGCGATCAAGGCCGCCGGTGGTCCCGACGTCGACAAGCGCCGCATCGAGCTGGGCTCGCCGATCAAGACGCTGGGCGCCCACGAGACGTCCGTGCGTCTGCACCCCGAGGTTGCCGCCAAGGTCAACATCGAGGTCGTCGCGGCCTGA
- the rpsR gene encoding 30S ribosomal protein S18 produces the protein MAKPPVRKPKKKVCAFCKDKVTYVDYKDTNMLRKFISDRGKIRARRVTGNCTQHQRDVATAVKNSREMALLPYTAQAR, from the coding sequence ATGGCGAAGCCGCCTGTGCGCAAGCCTAAGAAGAAGGTCTGCGCATTCTGCAAGGACAAGGTCACGTACGTGGACTACAAGGACACGAACATGCTGCGGAAGTTCATTTCCGACCGCGGCAAGATCCGTGCCCGCCGCGTGACCGGCAACTGCACGCAGCACCAGCGTGACGTCGCCACGGCCGTCAAGAACAGCCGTGAGATGGCGCTGCTGCCGTACACCGCCCAGGCGCGATAA
- the dnaB gene encoding replicative DNA helicase, producing MSISEPLDDPWADSGPSDRLPASRRRGDSGGRGRDDQHDRGRDSGDWEGGTAFERVPPQDLDAEQSVLGGMLLSKDAIADVVEVLKGHDFYKPAHETIYQAILDVYAKGEPADPITIAAELTKRGEINKVGGASYLHTLVQTVPTAANAEYYAEIVHERAVLRRLVEAGTRITQMGYAADDDVDEIVNRAQAEIYAVTEQRTSEDYLPLGDIMEGALDEIEAIGSRSGEMTGVPTGFTDLDSLTNGLHPGQMIVIAARPAMGKSTLALDFARAASIKHNLPSVIFSLEMGRNEIAMRLLSAEARVALHHMRSGTMTDEDWTRLARRMPEVSSAPLFIDDSPNLSMMEIRAKCRRLKQRNDIKLVIIDYLQLMQAGGSKRSESRQQEVSDMSRNLKLLAKELEVPVIALSQLNRGPEQRTDKKPMVSDLRESGSIEQDADMVILLHREDAYEKESPRAGEADIIVGKHRNGPTATITVAFQGHYSRFVDMAQT from the coding sequence GTGAGCATTTCCGAGCCCTTGGACGACCCGTGGGCCGACAGCGGACCCAGTGATCGTCTGCCCGCCTCCCGCCGTCGCGGAGACAGCGGCGGCCGCGGCCGGGACGACCAGCACGACCGGGGCCGGGACAGCGGCGACTGGGAGGGCGGGACGGCGTTCGAGCGGGTGCCGCCGCAGGACCTCGACGCCGAGCAGTCCGTCCTCGGCGGCATGCTCCTGTCGAAGGACGCCATCGCCGACGTCGTCGAGGTCCTCAAGGGCCACGACTTCTACAAGCCCGCGCACGAGACGATCTACCAGGCGATCCTCGACGTCTACGCGAAGGGCGAACCGGCCGACCCCATCACGATCGCCGCCGAGCTGACCAAGCGCGGCGAGATCAACAAGGTCGGCGGGGCGTCGTATCTCCACACCCTCGTCCAGACGGTGCCGACCGCGGCGAACGCCGAGTACTACGCGGAGATCGTGCACGAGCGGGCGGTGCTGCGCCGCCTGGTGGAGGCCGGCACCCGCATCACCCAGATGGGATACGCGGCCGACGACGACGTCGACGAGATCGTCAACCGCGCCCAGGCCGAGATCTACGCCGTCACCGAGCAGCGCACCAGCGAGGACTACCTCCCGCTCGGCGACATCATGGAGGGCGCGCTCGACGAGATCGAGGCGATCGGGTCGCGCAGCGGTGAGATGACCGGTGTGCCGACGGGCTTCACCGACCTCGACTCGCTGACCAACGGTCTGCACCCGGGCCAGATGATCGTCATCGCCGCGCGTCCCGCCATGGGTAAGTCGACGCTCGCGCTGGACTTCGCCCGCGCGGCGTCGATCAAGCACAACCTGCCGAGCGTCATCTTCTCCCTGGAAATGGGCCGCAACGAGATCGCGATGCGTCTGCTGTCCGCCGAGGCCCGTGTCGCCCTGCACCACATGCGGTCCGGCACCATGACGGACGAGGACTGGACGCGCCTGGCGCGCCGGATGCCCGAGGTGTCCTCGGCGCCGCTCTTCATCGACGACTCCCCGAACCTGTCGATGATGGAGATCCGCGCGAAGTGCCGCCGGCTGAAGCAGCGCAACGACATCAAGCTGGTCATCATCGACTACCTGCAGCTCATGCAGGCCGGCGGCTCCAAGCGCTCCGAGAGCCGTCAGCAAGAGGTCTCGGACATGTCCCGAAACCTCAAGCTGCTGGCCAAGGAGCTGGAGGTCCCGGTGATCGCCCTCTCACAGCTCAACCGTGGCCCCGAACAGCGCACCGACAAGAAGCCGATGGTGTCCGACCTGCGTGAGTCCGGCTCCATCGAGCAGGACGCCGACATGGTCATCCTGCTCCACCGCGAGGACGCCTACGAGAAGGAGTCGCCGCGCGCGGGCGAGGCGGACATCATCGTCGGCAAGCACCGAAACGGCCCGACGGCCACGATCACGGTGGCCTTCCAGGGCCACTACTCCCGCTTCGTGGACATGGCCCAGACCTAG
- a CDS encoding alpha/beta fold hydrolase encodes MTSAISTEPKRAAVVVAGRRLSYLDFGGAGRPLLALHGHFGEGRTFTRLARELGESWRVIALDQRGHGHSDRPADFSRTGYVEDAATVLDHLGIDGAVVLGHSLGGVNAFQLAARFPGLVDALIVEDIGAEVDDDLSFCLSWPRRAPTRAGLLEGLGPSASYLMDAVREHADGWGLAFEATDMRDSQQHLNGDHWDDWLAGNCPALLVRGSRSTVLSAEHAKDMAARRPHTRLVELPAGHTVHESVPVEFAAVVREFLSTL; translated from the coding sequence ATGACGTCGGCGATCTCGACCGAACCAAAGCGGGCGGCCGTGGTGGTGGCCGGGCGACGTCTCTCGTACCTCGACTTCGGTGGCGCGGGGCGCCCCCTGTTGGCCCTCCACGGACACTTCGGGGAAGGCCGCACCTTCACGCGCCTGGCCCGGGAGCTGGGCGAATCCTGGCGGGTCATCGCTCTCGACCAGCGGGGCCACGGGCACTCCGACCGCCCTGCCGACTTCTCCCGCACCGGCTATGTCGAGGACGCCGCGACGGTGCTGGACCATCTGGGGATCGACGGCGCGGTCGTGCTCGGTCACTCCCTCGGAGGTGTCAACGCCTTTCAGCTCGCGGCTCGGTTCCCCGGGCTTGTGGACGCACTGATCGTCGAGGACATCGGTGCCGAGGTCGATGACGACCTGTCCTTCTGCTTGTCCTGGCCACGCCGGGCGCCCACCCGCGCCGGGCTTCTGGAAGGGCTCGGTCCCTCGGCGAGTTACCTCATGGACGCCGTCCGTGAGCATGCCGACGGGTGGGGGCTTGCCTTCGAAGCGACGGACATGCGCGACTCGCAGCAGCACCTCAACGGGGATCACTGGGACGACTGGCTCGCCGGCAACTGTCCCGCCCTGCTCGTCCGAGGCAGCCGCAGCACGGTGCTCAGCGCCGAGCACGCGAAGGACATGGCGGCACGGCGTCCCCACACGCGGCTCGTCGAACTCCCGGCCGGACACACCGTCCACGAGAGCGTCCCAGTGGAGTTCGCCGCAGTCGTCAGGGAGTTCCTCAGCACGCTGTGA
- a CDS encoding MATE family efflux transporter codes for MTQAPPMPRATRRQHDREIVALAVPAFGALVAEPLFVLADSAIVGHLGTAQLAGLGIAAALLTTAVSVFVFLAYATTAAVARRVGAGDLPTAIRQGMDGIWLALLLGSAVIVAVLPSAPALVDLFGASQTAAPYATTYLRISALGIPAMLVVLAATGVLRGLQDTRTPLYVAVGGFVGNAVLNAALVYGAGLGIAGSAWGTVIAQWGMAAVYLVVVVRGARRHGASLRPDAAGIRASAQAGVPLLVRTLSLRAILMIATAVAARLGDADIAAHQIALSLWSLLAFALDAIAIAGQAIIGRHLGAGDAQGARDACRRMVEWGIGVGIALGVLVVLARPLFLPLFTTDAGVKAAALPALLVVALSQPVSGIVFTLDGVLMGAGDGPYLAWAMVGTLAVFAPVALLIPVLGGGLTAVWGALALMMVVRMLTLWLRTRSGRWIVTGATR; via the coding sequence ATGACACAGGCTCCCCCGATGCCCAGGGCCACCAGGCGACAGCACGATCGAGAGATCGTCGCGCTGGCTGTCCCGGCCTTCGGCGCACTGGTCGCCGAGCCCCTCTTCGTCCTGGCGGACAGCGCGATCGTCGGCCACCTCGGCACCGCCCAGCTCGCCGGACTCGGGATCGCCGCGGCCCTCCTCACCACCGCCGTCAGCGTCTTCGTCTTCCTCGCCTACGCCACCACGGCCGCCGTGGCCCGCCGGGTCGGCGCCGGTGATCTCCCCACCGCCATCCGCCAGGGCATGGACGGAATCTGGCTGGCCCTCCTCCTCGGTAGCGCCGTGATCGTCGCCGTCCTCCCCAGCGCGCCGGCACTCGTCGATCTCTTCGGCGCCTCGCAGACCGCCGCCCCCTACGCGACGACCTATCTGCGGATCTCGGCACTCGGCATCCCGGCCATGCTGGTCGTCCTCGCCGCGACCGGCGTCCTGCGCGGGCTCCAGGACACCAGGACCCCGCTGTACGTCGCCGTCGGCGGCTTCGTCGGCAACGCGGTGCTCAACGCCGCCCTCGTCTACGGCGCCGGGCTCGGTATCGCAGGCTCCGCCTGGGGCACGGTGATCGCCCAGTGGGGTATGGCCGCGGTCTATCTGGTCGTGGTGGTCCGCGGAGCCCGCCGTCACGGCGCCTCGCTCCGCCCCGACGCCGCGGGCATCCGGGCCTCGGCACAGGCAGGTGTCCCCCTGCTCGTCCGTACGCTGTCGCTGCGCGCGATCCTGATGATCGCCACCGCCGTGGCCGCCCGCCTGGGAGACGCCGACATCGCGGCCCACCAGATCGCCCTGTCCCTGTGGAGCCTGCTCGCCTTCGCCCTCGACGCCATAGCGATCGCCGGGCAGGCCATCATCGGACGCCATCTCGGCGCCGGGGACGCCCAGGGCGCCCGGGACGCCTGCCGGCGGATGGTCGAGTGGGGCATCGGTGTGGGCATCGCCCTCGGCGTGCTGGTCGTCCTCGCACGGCCGCTCTTCCTGCCCCTGTTCACCACCGACGCCGGGGTGAAGGCCGCCGCGCTGCCCGCCCTGCTCGTCGTCGCGCTCTCCCAGCCGGTGAGCGGCATCGTCTTCACGCTGGACGGCGTACTGATGGGCGCGGGGGACGGCCCGTACCTGGCCTGGGCCATGGTGGGCACCCTCGCCGTCTTCGCACCGGTGGCGCTGCTGATACCGGTCCTCGGCGGCGGACTGACCGCGGTGTGGGGCGCGCTGGCGCTGATGATGGTCGTACGGATGCTGACGCTCTGGCTTCGGACCCGCTCGGGCCGCTGGATCGTCACCGGCGCGACCCGCTGA
- a CDS encoding dihydrofolate reductase family protein — protein sequence MRKLIYGMNLTLDGYIAAVGDDIGWGGKPSDELFQWWLEQEQASDLTLYGRKLWETMSSYWPTGDQQPDAGPAEIEFARNWRDTPKVVFSSTIDKVGWNTRLVTGNAVAEITRLKAEDGGPMNIGGATLAGAALRAGLIDEYVIATHPVLVGGGTPFFTAVDGWVNLNLVETRTFPGGVVLTRYETRR from the coding sequence ATGCGGAAACTGATCTACGGGATGAACCTGACGTTGGACGGCTATATCGCCGCGGTCGGCGACGACATCGGGTGGGGCGGGAAGCCGAGCGATGAGCTGTTTCAGTGGTGGCTCGAGCAGGAGCAGGCGAGTGACCTGACGCTGTACGGGCGCAAGTTGTGGGAGACGATGAGCTCCTACTGGCCGACCGGCGACCAGCAGCCCGACGCCGGTCCGGCGGAGATCGAGTTCGCGCGGAACTGGCGGGACACGCCGAAGGTGGTGTTCTCCTCGACGATCGACAAGGTCGGCTGGAACACCCGCCTGGTCACCGGCAACGCGGTCGCCGAGATCACCCGGCTCAAGGCCGAGGACGGCGGCCCGATGAACATCGGCGGCGCGACGCTCGCCGGGGCGGCCCTGCGCGCCGGGCTGATCGACGAGTACGTGATCGCCACCCATCCGGTCCTGGTGGGCGGCGGCACGCCGTTCTTCACCGCGGTGGACGGCTGGGTGAACCTGAACCTGGTGGAGACGCGGACCTTTCCCGGCGGTGTGGTCCTGACCAGGTACGAGACGAGGCGCTGA